One window of the Camelina sativa cultivar DH55 chromosome 1, Cs, whole genome shotgun sequence genome contains the following:
- the LOC104788775 gene encoding receptor-like kinase TMK4, translating to MEAPTPLHLLFLILLLLTTFLTTSVADDGSAMLALAKSFNPPPSDWSTTTSSGFCQWSGVRCTSNRVTSISLADKSLAGVIAPEISTLSELKTVALQRNRLTGNIPSFAKLSSLQEIYIDENFFLGVETGAFAGLTSLQILSLSDCKNITPWVFPSELVDSTSLTTIYLDSTNIFGALPNVFDSFASLQNLRLSYNNITGVLPPSLAKSSIQNLWINNQQSGMSGTIEVLSSMTSLSQAWLQKNQFSGPIPDLSKSENLFDLQLRDNQLTGIVPPTLLSLKSLKNVTFDNNKLQGPFPFFPPDVKLSTKGNVFCTSVPGQSCSPQVTTLLAVAGGLGYPPMLAESWKGDDACSGWAYVSCDSGGKNVITLNLGKHGFNGFISPAIANLTSLKSVYLNDNNLSGVIPKELTLMTSLQLIDVSNNNLKGEIPKFPASVKFNYKPGNSLLGTKGGDDSTPGTGADTSGGPGGSSGGHGGSKAPVIVGVIVAVLVSLAILGFVVYKFVMKRKYGKFNRTDPEKAGKVLVSDAISNGGGSGGYANGHGANNFNALNSPSSGDNSDRFLLESGSVTIPMEVLRQVTNNFSEDNILGRGGFGVVYAGELHDGTKTAVKRMECSAMGNKGMSEFQAEIAVLTKVRHRHLVALLGYCVNGNERLLVYEYMPQGNLGQHLFEWRELGYSPLTWKQRVSIALDVARGVEYLHSLAQQSFIHRDLKPSNILLGDDMRAKVADFGLVKNAPDGKYSLETRLAGTFGYLAPEYAATGRVTTKVDVYAFGVVLMEILTGRRALDDSLPDERSHLVTWFRRTLINKENIPKALDQTLEADEETMESIHRVAELAGHCTAREPQQRPDMGHAVNVLGPLVEKWKPSCQEEEESFGIDVNMSLPQALQRWQNEGTSSSTMFHGDFSYSQTQTSITPKTSGFPNTFDSADGR from the exons ATGGAGGCTCCAACGCCTCTCcatcttctcttcctcatcctcctcctcctcaccaCATTCCTAACCACATCCGTCGCCGACGACGGATCAGCAATGCTCGCTTTAGCTAAATCATTCAATCCTCCGCCGTCAGATTggtcaacaacaacatcatccgGATTCTGCCAATGGAGCGGCGTAAGATGCACCTCAAACCGCGTCACTTCAATCAGCCTCGCTGATAAATCTCTCGCCGGCGTTATAGCTCCTGAGATCTCGACTCTCTCCGAGCTCAAAACCGTCGCTCTTCAGCGTAATAGACTCACCGGTAATATCCCTTCGTTTGCTAAACTCTCTTCTCTACAAGAGATCTACATAGACGAGAATTTTTTCCTCGGAGTTGAGACCGGAGCTTTCGCCGGACTCACTTCTCTTCAGATCTTGAGTTTGAGCGATTGCAAGAACATTACTCCTTGGGTTTTTCCATCTGAGCTCGTTGATTCGACTTCCCTCACTACCATTTACCTCGACAGCACAAACATCTTCGGAGCTTTGCCTAACGTTTTCGATTCCTTCGCTTCTCTTCAAAACCTCCGCTTATCTTACAACAACATCACCGGAGTTTTGCCGCCGTCGCTCGCGAAATCTTCGATTCAGAACCTTTGGATCAACAATCAACAGTCTGGTATGTCGGGAACGATCGAAGTGCTTTCGAGTATGACGTCATTGTCACAAGCTTGGCTTCAGAAGAATCAGTTCTCTGGACCTATCCCAGATCTCTCCAAGAGTGAGAATCTCTTCGATCTACAGCTCCGGGACAATCAGTTAACCGGGATTGTACCTCCGACGCTTCTTTCACTTAAAAGCTTGAAGAACGTTACTTTTGATAACAATAAGTTGCAAGGTCCTTTTCCTTTCTTCCCACCGGATGTTAAATTAAGCACGAAAGGCAACGTATTCTGTACTAGTGTACCAGGACAGAGCTGTAGTCCTCAGGTGACGACGCTTTTAGCTGTTGCTGGAGGTTTGGGATATCCTCCAATGCTGGCTGAGTCTTGGAAAGGTGATGATGCTTGTAGTGGTTGGGCTTATGTTTCTTGTGATTCAGGTGGGAAGAATGTTATCACTTTGAATCTTGGGAAACATGGATTCAATGGTTTTATATCTCCGGCGATTGCGAATCTCACTTCTTTGAAGAGTGTTTACCTTAATGACAATAATTTAAGTGGTGTTATCCCCAAGGAGTTGACGTTGATGACTAGTTTGCAGTTGATTGATGTTTCCAACAACAATCTTAAAGGGGAGATACCGAAGTTTCCAGCTTCGGTGAAGTTTAATTACAAACCGGGGAACTCTCTGTTGGGAACTAAAGGTGGAGATGATTCAACGCCTGGAACTGGTGCTGATACTAGTGGTGGTCCTGGTGGGTCTTCTGGTGGTCATGGTGGTAGTAAGGCTCCGGTGATCGTTGGTGTTATTGTGGCGGTTTTAGTTTCTCTTGCCATTTTAGGATTTGTGGTTTACAAATTTGTTATGAAAAGGAAGTATGGGAAGTTTAATAGGACGGATCCTGAGAAGGCTGGGAAGGTTTTGGTTAGTGATGCTATATCTAATGGTGGTGGTAGTGGTGGATATGCTAATGGACATGGAGCTAATAATTTCAATGCGTTGAACAGTCCTAGTAGTGGTGACAATAGTGATCGTTTCCTTCTTGAAAGTGGAAGTGTTACCATTCCAATGGAGGTTCTTCGTCAGGTTACAAATAATTTCAGTGAGGATAACATATTGGGAAGAGGTGGTTTTGGTGTTGTGTACGCTGGGGAATTACACGATGGAACAAAGACTGCAGTCAAGAGGATGGAGTGTTCAGCAATGGGTAATAAAGGAATGAGCGAGTTTCAGGCTGAGATAGCGGTACTCACTAAGGTTAGGCATAGACACTTGGTCGCTTTATTAGGTTACTGTGTGAACGGGAACGAGAGGTTGCTTGTCTACGAGTACATGCCACAGGGAAATCTTGGACAGCATTTGTTTGAGTGGCGTGAACTCGGATACTCTCCTCTGACATGGAAGCAGAGAGTGAGTATCGCTCTTGACGTGGCAAGAGGTGTGGAATATCTCCATAGTTTGGCGCAGCAAAGCTTCATCCACAGAGATTTAAAGCCCTCTAACATCCTTCTAGGAGATGACATGAGGGCCAAGGTTGCTGATTTCGGACTGGTTAAGAACGCACCAGATGGGAAATACTCTCTTGAAACAAGATTAGCAGGCACATTTGGTTATCTAGCTCCAGAATATGCTG CTACTGGAAGAGTAACGACGAAAGTGGATGTGTATGCATTTGGAGTGGTTCTTATGGAAATATTAACTGGAAGGAGAGCTTTAGATGATTCATTACCAGACGAGCGATCTCATCTAGTAACATGGTTTAGAAGAACGCtaatcaacaaagaaaacatccCCAAGGCGCTCGACCAAACCTTAGAGGCCGACGAGGAAACAATGGAGAGCATTCACAGAGTTGCTGAGCTTGCAGGACACTGCACAGCCCGAGAACCTCAACAAAGACCAGACATGGGCCACGCGGTAAACGTGCTAGGTCCACTAGTAGAGAAATGGAAACCGTCgtgccaagaagaagaagagagtttcgGGATCGATGTGAACATGAGTTTACCTCAAGCTTTACAGAGATGGCAAAACGAAGGAACATCATCATCGACAATGTTCCATGGAGACTTCTCTTATTCTCAGACACAGACTAGTATTACTCCAAAGACCTCTGGTTTTCCTAACACGTTTGATTCAGCTGATGGTCGGTGA